The Metabacillus sediminilitoris genome window below encodes:
- the nikB gene encoding nickel ABC transporter permease — protein sequence MIRFCLERIAQLMMVIFFVSTLTFLLLRLAPGDPAYILLTTHDVPASEEALSALRKELGLTEPLWTQYVHWVTDAFTWQWGTSYVSKEPVTEELFRRIPATLELATAGLMVMIFITFILGISTAIYSNGLLDLVGRLMALLGSSIPSFWLGFLFIYFFSVQYGWLPSMGRGTLKHLILPAITLGLGMGTIYARVLRTNMLEMMNQHFIKAAKARGLSNRRILVFQVFKHAFLPVVTMLGTSFAFMLGGSIIVESIFSWPGLGKYIVEAINMRDYPVIQGYVMFTSFLFVSIHIVVDMIYVLLDPRLRVR from the coding sequence ATGATTCGCTTTTGTCTAGAACGTATTGCTCAATTGATGATGGTCATCTTTTTTGTCTCCACACTTACTTTTTTACTTTTAAGGTTAGCTCCGGGAGATCCCGCTTATATATTATTAACCACACACGATGTTCCTGCTTCTGAAGAAGCCTTGAGCGCTTTACGAAAAGAGCTGGGGTTAACAGAACCGTTATGGACCCAATATGTACACTGGGTAACAGATGCTTTTACCTGGCAGTGGGGGACATCTTATGTTTCAAAAGAACCTGTGACGGAAGAATTGTTCAGGAGGATACCTGCAACTTTAGAACTGGCAACTGCTGGTTTGATGGTGATGATATTTATCACCTTTATTTTGGGGATCTCCACTGCCATTTACTCAAATGGATTGCTGGATCTAGTAGGAAGGCTTATGGCTCTTTTAGGATCTTCCATCCCTTCTTTCTGGCTTGGATTCTTATTTATTTATTTTTTTTCAGTCCAATATGGATGGCTTCCTTCTATGGGACGTGGTACATTAAAACATCTTATTTTACCAGCTATCACCCTTGGATTAGGAATGGGAACGATTTATGCACGTGTATTACGCACCAATATGCTTGAAATGATGAATCAACATTTTATAAAAGCAGCTAAGGCAAGAGGCCTGTCAAATAGGCGTATATTAGTATTTCAAGTGTTCAAACACGCCTTCTTGCCTGTTGTAACGATGTTAGGGACAAGCTTTGCGTTTATGTTAGGCGGAAGTATTATTGTAGAGTCAATCTTTTCTTGGCCAGGTTTAGGAAAATATATTGTTGAGGCCATTAATATGAGAGATTATCCTGTCATTCAAGGCTATGTCATGTTTACTTCTTTCTTATTTGTATCCATTCATATTGTCGTTGATATGATTTATGTACTGTTAGATCCGAGGTTAAGAGTTCGTTAG
- the nikC gene encoding nickel transporter permease, translated as MKKVPYSLNISLIVGISLLIIIVLIGLFAPWVSPHDPLAVNLSNRLAFPSWNYPFGTDHLGRCVLSRIIYGIRVSVAFAFLIMMFTFIISLPIGLLTGYWRGRTDHLFMRLIDGTLAIPDIVLTIAIVGVLGPGFVNMMIAIIMVRWANYVRLIRSLVLKSCEEDYILSARMSGNSHLRIMRRYVLPDIFSPLVVFGALDMGKIVLLMAGLSFLGLGTQPPTPEWGVMLRDATAYFQIAPHVMIFPGMAMLFFVLACQLISDRFRKWNAATLKEV; from the coding sequence ATGAAAAAAGTTCCGTATTCATTAAATATAAGCTTAATTGTGGGGATTAGCTTACTTATAATAATCGTTTTGATCGGTCTTTTTGCACCATGGGTTTCTCCTCACGACCCTTTAGCGGTTAATCTGTCAAATAGGCTGGCATTTCCAAGCTGGAATTACCCGTTTGGAACAGATCATTTGGGACGTTGCGTCTTATCGCGAATTATTTATGGAATAAGAGTAAGTGTTGCATTTGCGTTTCTCATCATGATGTTTACGTTCATTATTAGTCTTCCTATTGGACTTTTAACAGGGTATTGGCGCGGGCGAACGGACCATCTTTTTATGCGTTTGATTGATGGTACGCTTGCCATTCCAGATATTGTACTCACAATCGCTATTGTAGGAGTATTAGGCCCTGGTTTCGTTAACATGATGATCGCCATCATTATGGTTCGGTGGGCGAATTACGTTCGACTTATCCGTAGTCTTGTCTTAAAAAGTTGTGAGGAAGATTATATACTATCGGCTCGGATGTCAGGGAACTCACATCTGCGTATTATGAGGCGCTATGTTCTTCCTGACATTTTTTCGCCTCTCGTTGTTTTTGGGGCACTGGATATGGGAAAAATCGTCCTTTTAATGGCGGGACTTTCTTTTTTAGGGTTGGGTACTCAGCCACCAACACCAGAATGGGGAGTCATGCTGCGTGATGCAACAGCCTATTTTCAAATTGCGCCTCATGTGATGATTTTTCCTGGTATGGCCATGTTGTTTTTCGTTTTAGCCTGTCAGCTAATCAGTGACCGGTTTAGAAAGTGGAATGCTGCTACTTTAAAAGAGGTGTAA
- a CDS encoding ATP-binding cassette domain-containing protein has translation MTISIKSLLSVEHLEISYQDKEKLKPIVQDVTFQLYPGEMVALTGTSGCGKSLTAHAVVGLLETGYKVTNGQIYYKNQNIIDYDEKDWQSLRREEVALLIQHSLNGLNPIRTVKKQMVETLNQKKKWSRKDVNTYLHSLLHQVGFTDPEHILSSYPFELSGGMRQRILLAMMISIRPKILIADEPTTALDIINREKVLTLLKKLQHDFELTILLISHDYESIKKFADRVIQMDQGGIIT, from the coding sequence ATGACGATAAGCATAAAATCCTTATTAAGTGTTGAACACTTAGAAATTTCTTATCAAGATAAAGAAAAGTTGAAGCCGATTGTCCAGGATGTAACGTTTCAATTATATCCGGGTGAAATGGTTGCACTGACAGGAACAAGTGGATGTGGGAAAAGTTTGACTGCCCATGCCGTTGTTGGGTTGTTGGAAACGGGGTATAAAGTGACAAACGGTCAGATTTATTACAAGAATCAAAATATCATTGATTATGATGAAAAGGACTGGCAAAGCCTCCGACGTGAGGAAGTCGCCTTACTCATCCAACATTCATTAAATGGTTTAAACCCGATTCGCACTGTGAAAAAACAGATGGTTGAAACATTGAATCAAAAGAAAAAGTGGTCGAGAAAAGACGTAAATACCTATTTGCATTCTCTTTTGCATCAAGTTGGTTTTACCGATCCGGAACATATATTATCCTCTTATCCGTTTGAATTAAGCGGAGGCATGCGCCAGCGGATATTGTTAGCGATGATGATAAGCATAAGACCCAAGATATTGATTGCAGACGAACCAACAACAGCCCTTGATATAATAAATAGAGAAAAGGTATTGACCTTGTTGAAGAAGCTACAACACGATTTTGAGCTGACAATTTTACTTATTTCTCATGATTATGAAAGTATAAAAAAGTTTGCAGATCGTGTGATTCAGATGGATCAAGGAGGAATCATTACCTAA
- a CDS encoding ABC transporter ATP-binding protein has translation MLLELRYVTKEYPLRSRRKSLFKPNPRLKAVNQINLTIKKGESVGLVGESGSGKSTLAKLIMKMESVTSGQILLNGQPIHGRQINDVKMYKQMQLVLQDSSSSLHPKMQVKEILEEPLRNYFPEEKTVWEVTIRKLLKLVDLDSSFLSRYPHQLSGGQKQRVCIAKALAVQPEIIIFDESIASLDQASQMDIINMLKHIQKKQQLSYLFITHDLKSTQQLCDRVMVMYQGELVETFSRWDSQQLSHPYSRLLFQHLD, from the coding sequence ATGTTGCTTGAATTACGTTATGTGACAAAAGAATATCCGTTGAGATCAAGGCGAAAATCCTTATTTAAACCGAATCCACGTTTGAAAGCCGTTAACCAAATCAATCTGACCATAAAAAAAGGGGAAAGTGTAGGGTTGGTTGGTGAAAGCGGTAGCGGGAAAAGTACATTAGCAAAATTGATAATGAAAATGGAGTCAGTAACATCTGGACAAATTTTATTAAACGGTCAACCGATTCATGGAAGGCAAATAAATGATGTGAAGATGTATAAACAGATGCAGTTAGTATTGCAGGATTCATCTTCTTCCTTACATCCAAAAATGCAAGTGAAGGAAATCTTGGAAGAACCGCTTCGTAATTATTTTCCAGAAGAAAAAACAGTGTGGGAAGTAACAATCCGAAAATTACTTAAGCTGGTGGATCTTGACTCTTCTTTTTTATCCAGATATCCTCATCAATTAAGTGGCGGACAAAAGCAGCGAGTGTGCATCGCGAAAGCTTTAGCTGTCCAGCCGGAAATCATTATATTTGATGAATCAATTGCCAGCTTGGATCAGGCATCTCAAATGGATATCATAAATATGCTGAAACATATCCAAAAAAAACAACAATTATCTTATTTATTTATTACCCATGATCTTAAATCGACTCAACAACTGTGTGATCGGGTTATGGTCATGTATCAAGGAGAACTAGTAGAAACATTCAGCCGTTGGGATTCTCAGCAACTAAGTCATCCTTATTCGCGTTTATTATTCCAACATCTTGATTAA
- a CDS encoding methyltransferase domain-containing protein: MVMTNTRYDYIELWKESMTDHNGNMPKRMIDDAVEEAFWSSMLEKKKQQKLDPYAQVVQREILSLLNGDDHVLEIGPGWGNYTFAIAENVKRLTCIDSSKSIVQFLESQATAKNVYNMKLIHGKWESETEIEKYNVVFGFNCYYRMYDIEKALLKMNKSAQRLAIVGMTTGPEKPHYMDLHKKGYKINLRRRDYIHILNVLYQLGIMANCKIVKLQSKKSYLSYEELIRDNTTKILDAHYNANEVEMVINRYITEKDGKFEYIYPFHAALLYWNPINL; this comes from the coding sequence ATGGTAATGACAAATACGAGATACGATTACATTGAGTTGTGGAAGGAATCTATGACAGATCATAACGGGAACATGCCGAAACGCATGATAGATGATGCGGTCGAAGAAGCTTTTTGGTCATCGATGTTGGAAAAGAAAAAACAGCAAAAACTGGATCCGTATGCGCAAGTGGTACAGAGGGAGATTCTCTCTCTTCTAAATGGTGACGATCACGTATTGGAAATCGGTCCAGGATGGGGAAACTACACATTTGCAATTGCCGAAAATGTTAAAAGACTAACCTGTATCGACAGTTCAAAAAGCATTGTACAATTTTTAGAGTCTCAGGCAACCGCCAAAAACGTTTATAATATGAAACTCATTCATGGTAAATGGGAGAGCGAAACAGAAATTGAAAAGTATAATGTTGTATTTGGATTCAACTGCTATTACCGAATGTACGATATTGAAAAAGCACTATTGAAAATGAATAAATCTGCACAGCGTCTAGCTATTGTTGGGATGACAACAGGACCAGAAAAACCCCATTATATGGATCTACATAAAAAGGGATACAAAATAAATCTGAGGCGACGAGATTATATTCACATACTTAATGTACTTTATCAGCTTGGAATCATGGCAAACTGTAAAATAGTAAAACTACAAAGTAAGAAAAGCTATTTATCTTACGAGGAATTAATTCGAGATAATACTACAAAGATTTTAGATGCTCATTATAATGCTAATGAAGTTGAAATGGTTATAAATAGGTATATAACAGAGAAGGATGGTAAATTTGAGTACATATATCCTTTTCATGCTGCTTTATTGTATTGGAACCCAATAAATTTGTGA
- a CDS encoding phospholipase D-like domain-containing protein, with amino-acid sequence MKKWISFFPAFILLFSIFFPLMQSTATNVNAAGTTNVVINEIAWMGTSIDYNDEWIELYNNSGSPVVLDGWKLNTADGTPSITLSGTIPAYGYYLLERTDDQAVSGIAADLIYSGALSNTGEQLKLIDLAGSVIDEVDTWYAGDNTAKATMERIDPNVGGISSSNWATANQSYANGLGTPKAFNSTGTDGSGSIDDGGGTNTPPPTSNVCNDRTQHLNNVSEAEGAVNVYFNKCAFPQYASIGNEANYNVNFEDILIKRLSSATKSIDLATYEINLPRVVDTLIQKAAEGIDVRVIADSKDSADPHYAERFETMRLYLEKMVRGQDSIIGTADDIVVFSDSPMFAVEDSAKRTSYGLPSAANDINQVTVTIGNSSVTGRLYINGESKSAGNYYSPDNQMHNKFAIIDDRWVFTGTWNFTVTGLYGSDENMQQGILDGNQNHINEINWPQLAAIYETEFNEMWGASTLNPDPVVSNFSSRKTDNTTHVIDINGKKVEIYFSAGDNAVGKMAEMIRNEAHYNTFFTIFAWSDQALVDELKNKWEGSYNDLQGTLTGFDVKGLFDSDFWNQWWSASVDMTGRTASQTSVNNPNTRWKNPAPVFQDAEVRKLHSKTMIIDADTNSDPTVIVGSTNWSNNGNNVNDENMLIIHDAAIANQFVQEFNARYVQAGGTIQ; translated from the coding sequence TTGAAGAAATGGATTTCTTTTTTTCCTGCATTTATTCTATTGTTTTCTATTTTTTTTCCTTTAATGCAGAGTACTGCTACAAACGTAAATGCGGCAGGAACAACAAATGTGGTCATCAACGAGATAGCTTGGATGGGTACTTCTATTGACTACAATGATGAATGGATTGAGCTTTACAATAACTCCGGGTCACCTGTAGTACTGGATGGCTGGAAGTTAAATACGGCCGATGGTACACCATCCATAACACTAAGTGGTACGATTCCGGCATATGGCTATTATTTATTGGAAAGAACAGATGATCAAGCCGTATCCGGTATTGCTGCAGACCTAATATACAGCGGGGCACTTAGCAATACAGGAGAACAACTAAAGCTTATCGATTTAGCGGGTTCAGTAATAGACGAAGTTGATACGTGGTATGCAGGTGATAATACTGCCAAAGCAACGATGGAACGCATCGATCCGAACGTAGGAGGAATTTCATCATCAAACTGGGCAACTGCCAACCAGAGCTATGCCAATGGTTTGGGAACGCCAAAAGCCTTCAATTCAACAGGCACTGATGGTAGTGGTTCAATTGACGATGGGGGCGGTACAAATACACCTCCACCAACATCAAATGTATGTAATGACAGAACACAACATCTAAATAATGTGTCCGAGGCTGAAGGAGCGGTAAATGTTTATTTTAACAAGTGTGCATTCCCGCAATATGCTTCGATTGGAAATGAAGCAAATTACAATGTGAATTTTGAAGATATTTTAATCAAGCGTTTAAGTTCAGCGACAAAAAGCATTGATTTAGCCACTTACGAAATTAATTTGCCACGCGTGGTTGATACCCTGATTCAAAAGGCAGCGGAAGGTATTGATGTTCGTGTCATCGCTGATTCCAAAGATTCAGCAGATCCTCATTATGCTGAGCGTTTTGAAACCATGCGACTTTATTTGGAAAAAATGGTTCGCGGGCAAGACTCAATAATTGGGACCGCCGATGACATTGTGGTCTTTTCAGATTCTCCTATGTTTGCAGTAGAGGATAGTGCCAAAAGAACAAGTTATGGCCTACCTTCTGCAGCAAATGATATCAATCAAGTAACCGTAACAATTGGAAACAGTTCTGTAACTGGCCGTTTATACATAAATGGTGAATCAAAATCTGCAGGAAACTATTATAGTCCTGATAATCAGATGCACAACAAATTCGCTATTATCGACGACAGATGGGTTTTTACAGGAACTTGGAATTTTACTGTGACAGGACTCTATGGGTCTGATGAAAATATGCAACAGGGCATCTTAGATGGGAACCAGAATCATATTAATGAAATTAACTGGCCTCAGCTTGCAGCGATTTATGAAACAGAATTTAATGAAATGTGGGGAGCCAGCACATTGAATCCTGATCCTGTTGTATCAAACTTCAGCAGCCGTAAAACTGATAATACGACACATGTTATTGACATTAACGGAAAAAAGGTGGAAATTTACTTTTCGGCTGGTGACAACGCCGTTGGAAAGATGGCTGAGATGATTCGGAATGAAGCACATTATAATACTTTTTTTACTATTTTCGCCTGGAGTGACCAAGCTTTAGTAGATGAGCTTAAAAACAAATGGGAAGGGTCTTACAATGACCTTCAAGGAACTCTTACTGGTTTTGATGTAAAAGGCTTGTTTGATTCGGATTTCTGGAATCAATGGTGGTCTGCAAGTGTTGATATGACAGGACGAACAGCTTCTCAGACGAGTGTCAATAATCCTAATACACGCTGGAAGAATCCTGCACCTGTGTTTCAGGATGCAGAAGTGCGAAAACTGCATAGCAAGACAATGATTATTGATGCAGATACAAATAGTGATCCGACGGTTATAGTTGGATCTACGAATTGGAGCAATAACGGTAATAATGTAAACGATGAAAACATGCTAATCATTCATGATGCCGCTATTGCTAATCAATTCGTTCAGGAATTTAACGCTCGCTATGTTCAAGCCGGCGGAACAATACAATAA
- a CDS encoding recombinase family protein → MFVIYKLDRLARSTKQLYTIHEDLEQKGVNFVSVSDSIDTTTAAGRAMFGMIAVFAEFERNLIRERTRAGLESAKKQGRTGGRPPLTEKQKQQIVTLFKGGERAIDIAKEYGIGRSTVYKVLNEVEGFEVK, encoded by the coding sequence ATGTTCGTTATTTATAAGTTAGACCGTTTAGCACGCTCTACAAAGCAGCTTTATACTATTCATGAAGATTTAGAGCAAAAAGGGGTTAATTTTGTATCAGTAAGCGATAGCATAGACACGACAACAGCAGCCGGAAGAGCTATGTTTGGTATGATTGCAGTATTCGCAGAGTTTGAGCGTAACCTTATTAGAGAGCGTACTAGAGCTGGGTTAGAATCAGCTAAGAAACAAGGTCGAACAGGTGGAAGACCACCGTTAACAGAAAAACAAAAACAACAGATTGTAACGCTGTTTAAAGGTGGAGAACGTGCCATAGATATTGCAAAAGAATACGGAATAGGAAGAAGTACCGTATATAAAGTATTGAATGAAGTTGAAGGTTTTGAAGTTAAATAA